A genomic region of Gemmata massiliana contains the following coding sequences:
- a CDS encoding phytase: MLTIRRVTLLITLALATPVVLSAIPTEAFVARPEAKTETAPATVAGDSYDDSAIWIHPTEAAKSLILGTNKKGGLHVFDADGKPLQIVNPTAHPNNVDVLYGFPLNGERVDLAVAGCREKGKACVRVWRIDATKRELVELTDGNGIAVFGAKKEPYGSCTYRSPKTGKFYFFVNEKSGGYEQHELTTTDGKLTAKLVRTFKLDSIAEGCVADEETGVLYAAEEKAGVWKLDAEPDANTDKTLIAKVGENGLTADVEGLAIYYAKNGGGYLIASSQGNNTFKLYTRTENRFVGTIDPKPGKLGSPTDTDGIAVTNRPTSAAFPNGVFVVQDGTARKDGQRFKLYAWEDIAGDRLVIDPNWNPRRKGD, translated from the coding sequence ATGCTGACGATCCGTCGCGTTACCCTGCTGATTACGCTCGCCCTCGCGACACCTGTTGTGCTGTCGGCGATCCCGACGGAGGCGTTCGTCGCTCGACCAGAAGCAAAGACCGAAACCGCCCCTGCCACCGTCGCCGGAGACAGCTACGACGACTCGGCGATCTGGATTCACCCCACGGAAGCTGCCAAGAGCCTGATCCTCGGAACGAACAAAAAGGGTGGGTTGCACGTGTTCGACGCGGACGGCAAGCCGCTTCAGATCGTGAACCCGACCGCGCACCCGAACAACGTGGACGTGCTGTACGGCTTCCCGCTGAACGGCGAGCGGGTCGATCTGGCCGTCGCGGGGTGCCGCGAGAAAGGCAAGGCGTGCGTCCGGGTGTGGCGCATCGACGCGACCAAGCGGGAACTGGTCGAACTCACCGACGGGAACGGAATCGCGGTATTCGGCGCGAAGAAGGAACCTTACGGCTCCTGCACCTACCGCAGCCCGAAGACCGGTAAGTTCTACTTCTTCGTGAACGAAAAGTCCGGCGGCTACGAGCAGCACGAACTGACCACGACTGACGGGAAACTCACGGCAAAACTGGTCCGCACGTTCAAACTCGATTCGATCGCGGAGGGATGTGTCGCGGACGAGGAGACCGGTGTGCTGTACGCGGCCGAAGAGAAAGCGGGCGTCTGGAAGCTCGACGCCGAACCGGATGCCAACACTGACAAGACGCTCATCGCGAAAGTGGGCGAAAACGGGCTGACGGCCGATGTGGAGGGGCTGGCGATCTACTACGCCAAAAACGGCGGGGGCTACTTGATCGCGTCGAGTCAGGGGAACAACACGTTCAAGCTCTATACCCGCACCGAAAACCGGTTTGTGGGCACAATCGACCCGAAACCGGGCAAGCTCGGCAGCCCCACCGACACGGACGGCATCGCAGTAACGAATCGGCCCACATCGGCCGCGTTCCCGAACGGCGTGTTCGTCGTGCAGGATGGGACCGCTCGCAAAGACGGGCAGCGGTTCAAGTTGTACGCCTGGGAAGACATCGCGGGGGATCGGCTCGTCATCGACCCAAACTGGAACCCGCGCCGGAAAGGTGATTGA
- a CDS encoding RNA polymerase sigma factor, translating into MNSTASFRELLHRVRVGDQEAARELVTAFEPKVRHSVRGRLTEMRLRHVLDSGDVCQTVLANFFTRAEDGQFSFATPEDLLRLLVTMARNNVLDEARKNRAGRRDRRRVVNDSDHCLSGVFATDPTPSRIVADRDLAEYTYLRLATDERYLLEQRVAGREWADLAAEQNTTPGALRKKLSRAVRRVTAELFPDATADGDDEPLNHLSGAGSSLGR; encoded by the coding sequence ATGAACTCGACCGCATCCTTTCGTGAGTTACTCCACCGCGTTCGCGTCGGGGATCAGGAGGCCGCGCGGGAGTTGGTCACCGCGTTCGAGCCGAAAGTTCGGCACTCGGTCCGCGGCCGGCTGACCGAGATGCGGCTCCGTCACGTGCTCGATTCCGGCGACGTCTGCCAAACCGTTCTGGCGAACTTTTTCACCCGCGCCGAGGACGGGCAGTTTTCGTTCGCCACGCCGGAGGATCTGCTCCGATTACTGGTCACGATGGCCAGAAACAACGTTCTCGACGAGGCGCGAAAGAACCGGGCCGGGCGCCGCGATCGCCGGCGCGTGGTGAATGACTCCGACCACTGCCTGAGCGGGGTGTTCGCCACTGACCCAACCCCGAGTCGGATTGTTGCTGATCGCGACCTCGCCGAGTACACGTACCTGCGCCTCGCGACCGACGAGCGGTACCTCCTGGAACAGCGGGTCGCCGGCCGGGAGTGGGCGGACCTCGCAGCCGAGCAGAACACCACTCCCGGCGCACTGCGAAAGAAACTCAGCCGCGCGGTTCGCCGGGTTACCGCGGAACTGTTCCCCGACGCGACCGCAGACGGCGACGACGAACCGCTCAATCACCTTTCCGGCGCGGGTTCCAGTTTGGGTCGATGA
- a CDS encoding DUF4198 domain-containing protein translates to MKKTLTVGATYRPNRRAWLWIGSAAFGLTVSAALLAAAGSAPDVFPLTTPHPVQPVSGRVLCGGQPAHGATVYLYPLDDRRAERWPNGYPRARVGPDGTFAIATDRPGDGAPVGRYAVLVRWPRGPALATNDEDRRADRFNGRFLDPSRPVRAIDIGPNGHADVRVDVPG, encoded by the coding sequence ATGAAAAAAACGCTGACGGTTGGAGCGACTTATCGACCGAACCGCCGAGCTTGGCTGTGGATCGGGTCGGCCGCTTTCGGGCTGACGGTGTCTGCCGCGTTGTTGGCTGCGGCAGGGAGCGCGCCGGACGTGTTTCCACTCACGACCCCGCACCCGGTTCAACCCGTGAGTGGGCGAGTGCTATGCGGGGGCCAGCCGGCACACGGCGCGACGGTTTACCTGTACCCGCTTGACGATCGCCGGGCGGAGCGGTGGCCGAACGGCTACCCGCGTGCGAGGGTCGGGCCGGACGGGACGTTCGCGATCGCGACCGATCGACCGGGCGACGGTGCCCCTGTGGGGCGGTACGCGGTTCTGGTGCGGTGGCCCCGCGGGCCGGCGCTCGCGACCAACGACGAGGACCGCCGGGCTGATCGCTTTAACGGTCGGTTCCTGGACCCGAGCCGGCCGGTCCGGGCGATCGACATCGGTCCGAACGGGCACGCGGACGTGCGGGTCGATGTGCCCGGTTGA
- a CDS encoding DUF1559 domain-containing protein, whose amino-acid sequence MRRTGLIAHTVSHQARAFTLVELLVVIAIIAVLIGFLLPAVQKVREAANRASCGNNLRQMSTACLNFEANYGFFPSSVKDTGPQRSWAVQFLPWIEQGNLARRYHFDKHWCAPENADAVGTQLRVFSCPSSPSRFRTASGEASVKLTDASGKTTTLKFLFERAACTDYAVVDEVKDDPYFAGLVDVRGYGVLREDQFTRVLDVTDGTSNTIMITECGGRPQWWVRGKLISEDKTFNSAPWASRGNDFGLDGFDMNDFEAPAGACAVNCSNSNEVYSFHPGGAQCAFADGSVRFVNQNVTTRTLARLVTRNGGEVINWADY is encoded by the coding sequence ATGCGACGCACCGGGCTCATTGCACACACCGTCTCACACCAGGCACGCGCCTTCACGCTGGTCGAGTTGCTCGTGGTGATCGCCATCATCGCGGTACTGATCGGGTTCCTCCTCCCGGCAGTTCAGAAGGTGCGCGAGGCGGCGAACAGGGCGTCGTGCGGGAACAACCTCCGGCAGATGAGTACCGCGTGTCTGAATTTCGAGGCCAACTACGGGTTCTTCCCGTCGTCGGTCAAGGATACGGGGCCGCAGCGGTCGTGGGCGGTGCAGTTCCTGCCGTGGATCGAGCAGGGGAACTTGGCCCGCCGGTACCACTTCGACAAGCACTGGTGCGCGCCCGAAAACGCTGACGCGGTGGGTACCCAACTCCGGGTCTTCTCCTGTCCGTCGTCGCCGTCGCGGTTCCGTACCGCGTCCGGAGAGGCGAGCGTGAAGCTGACCGACGCGAGCGGGAAAACGACCACCCTCAAGTTTCTCTTTGAGAGGGCCGCGTGTACCGACTACGCGGTGGTGGACGAAGTGAAAGACGACCCGTACTTCGCGGGGCTGGTGGACGTCCGGGGGTACGGCGTGCTCCGCGAAGACCAGTTCACCCGCGTCCTCGATGTGACCGACGGCACCTCGAACACCATCATGATCACCGAATGTGGTGGCCGGCCGCAGTGGTGGGTGCGCGGAAAGCTAATCAGTGAAGACAAGACGTTCAACAGCGCGCCGTGGGCGAGTCGCGGAAACGACTTTGGCCTGGACGGGTTCGATATGAATGACTTCGAGGCGCCGGCCGGCGCGTGTGCGGTCAACTGTTCAAACAGCAACGAAGTGTACTCGTTCCACCCCGGCGGCGCTCAGTGCGCGTTCGCCGACGGGTCGGTGCGGTTCGTGAACCAGAACGTCACCACCCGCACGCTCGCCCGGCTGGTCACCCGCAACGGTGGCGAGGTGATTAACTGGGCCGACTACTGA
- a CDS encoding serine/threonine-protein kinase: MPTSASEFLEFVRRSGVVEADLLTAYVRSTNLPTEAAECAAQLVRDGVLTHFQADRLRQGKWRGFVISEKYRLLEQIGAGGMGAVFLALHLRMGSLVALKMLAPERVGGPATLERFEREARAAANLNHPNLVRAFDIDEDDGVHYLVMEYVHGASLQHLGRGRLPAARATEYARQAALGLAAAHAAGLIHRDVKPSNLLLDATGTVKVVDLGLARFIHDRADKLTDEQTKDAILGTADYLAPEQALDSTAVDARADVYGLGATLYFLLTGRPPFSDGTVGEKLIAHQVRTPPPLDRADVPPGLDAAVRRMMAKDPDDRFQTTAEVADELARWVSEPVPPPAESDLPELCPAVRNLLPRSSTAPARRLHAASPARVRRRWWRAGAVACVLLAATVGVSGWVYQTIFPSYIPPPPVDRTKVPDPFQGIDGDKLLGADQAFGSVGQKRTVRIHIKGRDRNPDTGAIRFYSRTSGTDPKVFTVVIGPAVVERLRAVGVKSPYDDFFNESIEVTGLIAYLDNAPGRPVIEVTEPGQVRKVEPH, encoded by the coding sequence ATGCCAACATCCGCGTCCGAATTCCTCGAGTTCGTCCGACGGAGCGGGGTCGTAGAAGCGGACCTGTTAACCGCTTACGTGCGGAGCACGAACCTACCAACTGAGGCAGCCGAATGTGCCGCTCAGTTGGTCCGCGATGGTGTGCTCACCCATTTCCAGGCGGACCGACTGCGGCAGGGCAAGTGGCGCGGGTTCGTCATCAGCGAGAAGTACCGTCTGCTCGAACAGATCGGTGCCGGCGGAATGGGGGCCGTGTTTCTCGCCCTGCACTTGCGGATGGGTTCGCTCGTTGCCCTCAAGATGCTCGCCCCGGAGCGCGTCGGCGGACCGGCCACTCTGGAACGGTTCGAGCGCGAGGCCCGGGCCGCGGCCAATCTGAATCACCCCAATCTGGTCCGGGCGTTCGACATCGACGAGGACGATGGCGTTCATTATCTCGTGATGGAGTACGTCCACGGTGCCAGTTTGCAACACCTCGGTCGTGGCCGGCTGCCGGCGGCGCGGGCCACGGAATACGCGCGACAAGCGGCGCTGGGGCTTGCTGCGGCCCACGCCGCCGGCCTGATTCACCGCGACGTGAAGCCGAGCAATCTCCTGCTCGACGCGACCGGCACCGTGAAAGTCGTTGACCTCGGGCTGGCGCGGTTCATCCACGACCGGGCCGACAAGCTCACCGATGAACAAACAAAAGACGCGATCCTCGGCACGGCCGATTACCTCGCGCCGGAGCAGGCACTCGATAGCACCGCGGTGGACGCCCGGGCCGACGTGTACGGTTTGGGGGCGACGCTCTACTTCCTGTTGACCGGACGCCCGCCGTTTTCGGACGGGACCGTCGGCGAGAAGCTCATCGCGCATCAGGTCCGCACCCCACCACCGCTCGACCGGGCGGACGTTCCACCGGGATTGGATGCGGCTGTGCGACGGATGATGGCGAAAGACCCGGACGATCGATTCCAAACTACCGCAGAGGTGGCCGACGAACTCGCCCGGTGGGTGAGCGAACCGGTTCCGCCGCCCGCCGAATCCGATTTGCCGGAGCTTTGCCCGGCCGTTCGCAATTTACTCCCGCGGTCGTCGACTGCACCAGCACGTCGCTTACACGCGGCTTCGCCGGCACGAGTTCGCCGGCGCTGGTGGCGGGCGGGCGCAGTCGCGTGCGTGTTACTTGCGGCTACGGTTGGCGTGAGTGGGTGGGTGTATCAGACCATCTTCCCGTCATACATCCCGCCACCACCCGTCGATCGCACGAAGGTGCCGGACCCGTTCCAGGGGATTGACGGGGACAAGTTGCTCGGCGCCGATCAAGCGTTCGGTTCGGTCGGCCAGAAGCGGACCGTTCGGATTCACATCAAGGGTCGCGACCGGAACCCCGACACTGGGGCAATTCGCTTTTACTCGCGCACCAGCGGGACCGATCCAAAGGTGTTCACGGTGGTCATCGGGCCGGCGGTTGTCGAGCGGTTGCGCGCGGTTGGGGTGAAAAGCCCTTACGACGATTTCTTCAACGAATCGATCGAGGTGACCGGGTTGATCGCGTACCTGGACAACGCACCGGGCCGGCCCGTGATCGAGGTGACCGAACCGGGGCAGGTGCGCAAGGTCGAACCGCACTGA
- a CDS encoding NUDIX hydrolase has protein sequence MSKDLKPWSVVSSRTVLDAAPRLRVRVETVELPDGRRVDDYYQLDMPPFVCVFAETDDGRVITYRQYRHGPRRVGLVFPGGHVEPGEEPLGAARRELLEETGCEAAAWTGLGAYTVNGNQGGPMAHLFRATGCRRIAAPVGGDLEEAEVLLLSRAELWTAAGRGEITLLCQVALLALATARADVDRTVGE, from the coding sequence GTGTCGAAGGATCTTAAGCCGTGGAGCGTCGTGTCGAGCCGAACGGTGTTGGACGCCGCACCGCGCCTCCGCGTTCGAGTGGAGACGGTCGAATTGCCGGACGGCCGGCGAGTAGACGACTACTACCAGTTGGACATGCCGCCGTTCGTGTGCGTCTTCGCCGAAACGGACGACGGTCGGGTGATTACCTATCGCCAGTACCGCCACGGCCCGCGCCGGGTCGGGCTCGTCTTTCCGGGCGGTCACGTCGAGCCCGGGGAGGAACCGCTCGGGGCGGCGCGGCGGGAACTCCTGGAGGAGACCGGGTGTGAGGCCGCGGCGTGGACCGGGCTCGGTGCGTACACGGTCAACGGGAACCAGGGTGGCCCAATGGCGCACCTGTTCCGCGCGACCGGGTGCCGGCGGATCGCGGCCCCCGTGGGTGGCGATCTGGAGGAAGCGGAGGTGCTTCTGCTGTCCCGCGCCGAGTTGTGGACCGCGGCCGGGCGAGGTGAGATCACGCTGCTCTGTCAGGTGGCTCTGCTGGCTCTGGCGACCGCACGAGCCGACGTTGACCGAACGGTGGGCGAGTAG
- a CDS encoding ECF-type sigma factor has protein sequence MRVGDWDHTWALLALITRRKCADRVEHLRAMRRAVDREASVPNGADQPWQLIADHEPLPEEVASLTETVELLFRSSEADERPILELSLQGYTAAKIAAQLGKALRTVHRLRERIHKRLLRLRGEN, from the coding sequence TTGCGCGTCGGTGATTGGGACCACACGTGGGCACTACTCGCGCTCATCACCCGGCGCAAGTGCGCCGACCGCGTCGAGCACCTTCGGGCCATGCGGCGCGCCGTGGACCGTGAGGCGTCCGTTCCGAACGGGGCGGACCAACCGTGGCAACTGATCGCGGACCACGAACCGCTCCCCGAGGAGGTCGCGAGCTTGACTGAGACAGTCGAACTCCTATTCAGGTCGTCAGAGGCTGATGAGCGCCCGATTCTTGAGCTGAGTCTGCAAGGGTACACGGCGGCGAAGATCGCCGCGCAACTCGGCAAGGCGCTGCGGACCGTCCACCGCCTGCGCGAGCGGATTCACAAGCGACTGTTGCGCTTACGAGGCGAGAACTGA
- a CDS encoding serine/threonine-protein kinase has product MGLTPRPIIVRSVTPSAVPDIPGYEILRELGRGGMGIVYEARHIALGRVVAVKTLPTGFFHAEELSRFRRESEAIARLDHPNIVPVYEVGERPLVSGDLVQGERGVPYFSMKFYPGGSLARRSGTASSDPRADARIVETIARAIHHAHQRGILHRDLKPSNILLDEAEQPHVTDFGLAKQFDPAAGATLPSGRRYPLLRFPGTSTRGPGGHHGERRVRPGCRSVRTTHR; this is encoded by the coding sequence ATGGGGTTGACGCCGCGCCCGATTATCGTGCGTTCGGTTACCCCGTCCGCCGTGCCCGACATTCCCGGTTACGAGATCCTGCGCGAGCTAGGGCGCGGGGGGATGGGGATCGTCTACGAGGCGCGGCACATCGCCCTCGGACGGGTGGTCGCGGTGAAAACGCTCCCCACGGGGTTCTTCCACGCCGAGGAGTTGTCCCGGTTCCGTCGCGAGTCCGAGGCCATCGCCCGCCTCGATCACCCGAACATCGTTCCGGTTTACGAAGTGGGCGAGCGCCCGCTCGTGTCCGGGGATCTCGTTCAGGGTGAGCGCGGGGTGCCGTACTTTAGCATGAAGTTTTACCCCGGAGGCAGCCTGGCGCGCCGGTCGGGAACGGCTAGTTCGGACCCGCGCGCGGACGCCCGCATCGTGGAAACGATTGCCCGGGCGATTCACCACGCCCACCAGCGCGGTATTCTTCACCGCGACCTCAAACCCTCTAACATTCTGCTCGATGAAGCGGAGCAGCCCCACGTTACCGATTTCGGCCTCGCTAAACAGTTCGACCCGGCCGCGGGCGCGACGCTCCCGTCCGGTCGTCGGTACCCCCTGCTACGTTTCCCCGGAACAAGCACGCGGGGACCGGGCGGTCACCACGGCGAGCGACGTGTACGGCCTGGGTGCCGTTCTGTACGCACTACTCACCGGTGA
- a CDS encoding WD40 repeat domain-containing protein codes for MNWTHWLDECPPEYRHLEWAFLNALRRPHYTLNLKHGGQVYAMAYSPDGRYIASAGDGAVKLWDARTGEPVPCTVDHGDLVTCLAFHPTEPLLVMAGS; via the coding sequence GTGAACTGGACGCACTGGTTAGACGAGTGCCCGCCGGAATACCGCCACCTGGAATGGGCCTTTCTCAACGCCCTCCGCAGGCCGCACTACACTCTGAATCTCAAACACGGCGGACAAGTTTATGCGATGGCCTACAGTCCGGACGGACGGTACATCGCTTCGGCCGGTGACGGGGCCGTAAAGCTCTGGGACGCCCGCACCGGTGAGCCCGTGCCGTGTACCGTGGACCACGGGGATCTCGTTACGTGTCTCGCGTTCCACCCGACCGAGCCCCTTCTGGTTATGGCAGGGAGCTAG
- a CDS encoding transporter family protein has translation MVGLEVEGAMGRRPLQCCSYLMLLFVVGCQSSNATEPEPVPEVSQPPGPRVVARGSALTVPSERVAPAILPPPPRTEALDALLEAARGASGVNAPAPAEKFAPGPVRTSEEPPLAQRIELPPVTDSPSPLPKPEPAPVVPAAAPATVPPSEFLPPIPTLPDVPVPARAAPSVPPAPLPPLKAAPPSGSVGVVAGPIELNGQPLAFDALSKMVDGNTCSSCGGGGAVGGCSTCGACGDVPCRSGGKRCEPFPAHTAAGRVIGLIYSSVCCPDPCYQPKWEPLADAAFFTDAVRPKTSTRFRWDYGSHFAYPDRGEYFFARADGNGRGPKANSLVKAIPYVDYHELNMITEIAMGNAGVQIAVPYRSVNSSPFGQDGAGFADMSITAKTLLLDSELALFGFQMRTYIPIGQTGKGLGTGHVSLEPGLNFGLRLAPETYMQAQVVEWIPIGGDKDYQGAHLRWATSLNHVLWRPIRDVQLVGTLESTGISFQDGLFTDPVLGSQRLAKRTSAAIGPGLRLFFCDTFDFGVGWQHGITGKYLVRDELRFEARYRY, from the coding sequence ATGGTCGGTCTTGAGGTCGAGGGAGCGATGGGCCGGCGCCCGCTACAGTGTTGCTCCTATCTCATGCTGCTGTTCGTGGTCGGCTGCCAGTCGTCCAACGCAACAGAGCCAGAGCCGGTACCCGAAGTGAGCCAGCCACCCGGTCCGCGTGTGGTTGCTCGTGGGTCCGCGCTCACTGTGCCATCCGAGCGAGTTGCGCCCGCAATTCTCCCTCCGCCCCCGCGAACCGAAGCCCTCGACGCCCTTCTTGAGGCCGCGCGTGGGGCATCAGGCGTGAACGCGCCGGCGCCCGCCGAAAAGTTCGCGCCGGGACCGGTGCGAACGAGTGAGGAACCACCGCTCGCCCAACGCATTGAATTGCCGCCGGTGACCGATTCGCCAAGCCCGTTGCCCAAGCCTGAACCTGCGCCTGTGGTCCCGGCCGCTGCGCCTGCGACGGTACCACCGAGCGAGTTTCTGCCGCCGATTCCCACCTTGCCGGACGTGCCCGTTCCGGCGAGGGCCGCACCCAGTGTTCCACCCGCTCCGCTCCCGCCGCTGAAGGCCGCGCCGCCGAGCGGTTCGGTGGGAGTAGTTGCGGGGCCGATTGAGTTGAACGGTCAGCCGCTCGCGTTCGACGCGCTGTCGAAAATGGTGGACGGGAACACCTGTTCGTCTTGCGGTGGGGGCGGAGCTGTTGGCGGGTGTTCAACGTGCGGCGCATGTGGGGACGTGCCGTGTCGGTCCGGGGGGAAACGGTGCGAACCGTTCCCCGCACACACTGCGGCGGGGCGCGTGATCGGGCTGATTTATTCGAGCGTGTGCTGCCCCGATCCGTGCTACCAGCCGAAATGGGAACCGCTCGCGGACGCCGCGTTCTTCACCGACGCGGTGCGCCCGAAGACCAGTACGCGGTTCCGCTGGGACTACGGTAGCCACTTCGCGTACCCGGACCGCGGTGAGTATTTCTTCGCGCGGGCCGACGGGAATGGGAGGGGGCCGAAGGCGAACTCGCTGGTGAAGGCGATTCCCTACGTCGATTACCACGAACTGAACATGATTACCGAAATCGCGATGGGCAATGCGGGTGTGCAGATCGCGGTGCCGTACCGGTCGGTAAACAGCTCGCCGTTCGGCCAGGACGGGGCCGGGTTCGCGGACATGAGCATCACCGCGAAGACGCTGCTACTCGACAGCGAACTCGCACTGTTCGGCTTCCAGATGCGGACGTACATCCCGATCGGGCAGACCGGGAAGGGACTGGGTACGGGGCACGTGTCACTGGAACCGGGGCTGAACTTCGGGCTGCGGCTCGCCCCAGAAACGTACATGCAGGCGCAAGTGGTCGAGTGGATTCCGATCGGTGGCGACAAGGATTACCAGGGCGCGCACCTGCGCTGGGCGACGAGCTTGAACCACGTGCTCTGGCGCCCGATCCGCGACGTGCAATTGGTGGGCACGCTGGAATCGACCGGGATCTCGTTCCAGGACGGTCTGTTCACGGACCCGGTACTCGGTTCCCAGCGACTCGCGAAACGCACCTCGGCCGCGATCGGGCCCGGGCTGCGGTTGTTCTTCTGCGACACGTTCGACTTCGGCGTCGGCTGGCAGCACGGGATCACGGGCAAGTACCTCGTCCGCGACGAACTGCGGTTCGAGGCCCGATATCGGTACTGA